A single window of Ovis canadensis isolate MfBH-ARS-UI-01 breed Bighorn chromosome 15, ARS-UI_OviCan_v2, whole genome shotgun sequence DNA harbors:
- the TMEM9B gene encoding transmembrane protein 9B isoform X4, whose translation MATLWAGLLRLASMLSLSCLALSVLLLVQLSDAAKNSEDVRCKCICPPYKDNSGHIYNKNISQKDCDCLHVVDPMPVRGPDVEAYCLRCECKYEERSSVTIKVTIIIYLSILGLLLLYMVYLTLVEPILKRRLFGHSQLIQSDDDVGDHQPFANAHDVLARSRSRANVLNKVEYAQQRWKLQVQEQRKSVFDRHVVLS comes from the exons ATGGCGACCCTGTGGGCCGGCCTCCTTCGTCTCGCCTCCATGCTCAGCCTGTCCTGCCTGGCGCTCTCGGTGCTGCTGCTGGTGCAGCTGTCAGACGCCGCCAAG AATTCTGAGGATGTCCGATGTAAATGTATCTGTCCTCCCTATAAAGATAATTCTGGGCATATTTATAATAAGAACATATCCCAAAAAGACTG TGATTGCCTTCATGTTGTGGATCCCATGCCTGTGCGGGGTCCTGACGTAGAAGCATACTGTCTTCGCTGTGAATGCAAATATGAAGAAAGAAGTTCAGTTACGATCAag gTTACCATTATAATTTATCTCTCCATTTTGGGCCTTCTACTTCTCTACATGGTATATCTTACTCTGGTTGAGCCCATACTGAAGAGACGCCTGTTTGGACACTCACAGTTGATACAGAGCGATGATGATGTTGGG GATCACCAGCCTTTTGCAAATGCCCATGATGTGCTGGCCCGCTCCCGCAGTCGAGCCAATGTACTAAATAAGGTCGAGTATGCCCAGCAGCGTTGGAAGCTTCAAGTTCAAGAGCAGCGAAAATCTGTCTTTGACCGTCATGTTGTCCTCAGCTAA
- the TMEM9B gene encoding transmembrane protein 9B isoform X6 produces the protein MPVRGPDVEAYCLRCECKYEERSSVTIKVTIIIYLSILGLLLLYMVYLTLVEPILKRRLFGHSQLIQSDDDVGDHQPFANAHDVLARSRSRANVLNKVEYAQQRWKLQVQEQRKSVFDRHVVLS, from the exons ATGCCTGTGCGGGGTCCTGACGTAGAAGCATACTGTCTTCGCTGTGAATGCAAATATGAAGAAAGAAGTTCAGTTACGATCAag gTTACCATTATAATTTATCTCTCCATTTTGGGCCTTCTACTTCTCTACATGGTATATCTTACTCTGGTTGAGCCCATACTGAAGAGACGCCTGTTTGGACACTCACAGTTGATACAGAGCGATGATGATGTTGGG GATCACCAGCCTTTTGCAAATGCCCATGATGTGCTGGCCCGCTCCCGCAGTCGAGCCAATGTACTAAATAAGGTCGAGTATGCCCAGCAGCGTTGGAAGCTTCAAGTTCAAGAGCAGCGAAAATCTGTCTTTGACCGTCATGTTGTCCTCAGCTAA
- the TMEM9B gene encoding transmembrane protein 9B isoform X2: MTHLYGVSLGPYPCLKFCRLRLTFSLLPLLKLNYLLRKTDGTFITYAVLGFLCSTPAHREQNTKKYVLIGQKERISLEHWVLLRSDCLHVVDPMPVRGPDVEAYCLRCECKYEERSSVTIKVTIIIYLSILGLLLLYMVYLTLVEPILKRRLFGHSQLIQSDDDVGDHQPFANAHDVLARSRSRANVLNKVEYAQQRWKLQVQEQRKSVFDRHVVLS, from the exons ATGACACACTTGTATGGTGTAAGTTTGGGACCTTACCCTTGTTTGAAATTCTGCCGGTTGAGACTTACTTTTTCATTACTACctttgttaaaattaaattacCTGTTAAGAAAAACTGATGGAACTTTTATCACTTACGCCgttttgggttttctttgttCTACTCCAGCTCACAgagaacaaaacacaaaaaagtaTGTTCTGATAGGGCAAAAGGAAAGAATCAGCCTGGAGCATTGGGTGCTGCTGAGAAG TGATTGCCTTCATGTTGTGGATCCCATGCCTGTGCGGGGTCCTGACGTAGAAGCATACTGTCTTCGCTGTGAATGCAAATATGAAGAAAGAAGTTCAGTTACGATCAag gTTACCATTATAATTTATCTCTCCATTTTGGGCCTTCTACTTCTCTACATGGTATATCTTACTCTGGTTGAGCCCATACTGAAGAGACGCCTGTTTGGACACTCACAGTTGATACAGAGCGATGATGATGTTGGG GATCACCAGCCTTTTGCAAATGCCCATGATGTGCTGGCCCGCTCCCGCAGTCGAGCCAATGTACTAAATAAGGTCGAGTATGCCCAGCAGCGTTGGAAGCTTCAAGTTCAAGAGCAGCGAAAATCTGTCTTTGACCGTCATGTTGTCCTCAGCTAA
- the TMEM9B gene encoding transmembrane protein 9B isoform X3 codes for MSDVNVSVLPIKIILGIFIIRTYPKKTAFDCVDHNKLWKILQEMGIPDHLTCLLRNLCADQEATVRTGHGTTVPNRDCLHVVDPMPVRGPDVEAYCLRCECKYEERSSVTIKVTIIIYLSILGLLLLYMVYLTLVEPILKRRLFGHSQLIQSDDDVGDHQPFANAHDVLARSRSRANVLNKVEYAQQRWKLQVQEQRKSVFDRHVVLS; via the exons ATGTCCGATGTAAATGTATCTGTCCTCCCTATAAAGATAATTCTGGGCATATTTATAATAAGAACATATCCCAAAAAGACTG cctttgactgtgtggatcacaacaaactgtggaaaattcttcaagagatgggaataccagaccacctgacctgcctcctgagaaatctgtgtgcagatcaggaagcaacagttagaactggacatgggacaacagttCCAAAtcg TGATTGCCTTCATGTTGTGGATCCCATGCCTGTGCGGGGTCCTGACGTAGAAGCATACTGTCTTCGCTGTGAATGCAAATATGAAGAAAGAAGTTCAGTTACGATCAag gTTACCATTATAATTTATCTCTCCATTTTGGGCCTTCTACTTCTCTACATGGTATATCTTACTCTGGTTGAGCCCATACTGAAGAGACGCCTGTTTGGACACTCACAGTTGATACAGAGCGATGATGATGTTGGG GATCACCAGCCTTTTGCAAATGCCCATGATGTGCTGGCCCGCTCCCGCAGTCGAGCCAATGTACTAAATAAGGTCGAGTATGCCCAGCAGCGTTGGAAGCTTCAAGTTCAAGAGCAGCGAAAATCTGTCTTTGACCGTCATGTTGTCCTCAGCTAA
- the TMEM9B gene encoding transmembrane protein 9B isoform X5 encodes MSDVNVSVLPIKIILGIFIIRTYPKKTAHREQNTKKYVLIGQKERISLEHWVLLRSDCLHVVDPMPVRGPDVEAYCLRCECKYEERSSVTIKVTIIIYLSILGLLLLYMVYLTLVEPILKRRLFGHSQLIQSDDDVGDHQPFANAHDVLARSRSRANVLNKVEYAQQRWKLQVQEQRKSVFDRHVVLS; translated from the exons ATGTCCGATGTAAATGTATCTGTCCTCCCTATAAAGATAATTCTGGGCATATTTATAATAAGAACATATCCCAAAAAGACTG CTCACAgagaacaaaacacaaaaaagtaTGTTCTGATAGGGCAAAAGGAAAGAATCAGCCTGGAGCATTGGGTGCTGCTGAGAAG TGATTGCCTTCATGTTGTGGATCCCATGCCTGTGCGGGGTCCTGACGTAGAAGCATACTGTCTTCGCTGTGAATGCAAATATGAAGAAAGAAGTTCAGTTACGATCAag gTTACCATTATAATTTATCTCTCCATTTTGGGCCTTCTACTTCTCTACATGGTATATCTTACTCTGGTTGAGCCCATACTGAAGAGACGCCTGTTTGGACACTCACAGTTGATACAGAGCGATGATGATGTTGGG GATCACCAGCCTTTTGCAAATGCCCATGATGTGCTGGCCCGCTCCCGCAGTCGAGCCAATGTACTAAATAAGGTCGAGTATGCCCAGCAGCGTTGGAAGCTTCAAGTTCAAGAGCAGCGAAAATCTGTCTTTGACCGTCATGTTGTCCTCAGCTAA
- the TMEM9B gene encoding transmembrane protein 9B isoform X1, which translates to MLFVADPARPVTQGPRRKCGRRSPSRSPARSWSRGLRLWRLLGLAAMATLWAGLLRLASMLSLSCLALSVLLLVQLSDAAKNSEDVRCKCICPPYKDNSGHIYNKNISQKDCDCLHVVDPMPVRGPDVEAYCLRCECKYEERSSVTIKVTIIIYLSILGLLLLYMVYLTLVEPILKRRLFGHSQLIQSDDDVGDHQPFANAHDVLARSRSRANVLNKVEYAQQRWKLQVQEQRKSVFDRHVVLS; encoded by the exons ATGCTTTTTGTAGCTGACCCGGCGCGGCCCGTGACGCAAGGGCCCAGACGGAAGTGCGGGCGGAGGAGCCCGAGCCGGAGCCCGGCCCGGAGCTGGTCCCGGGGGCTCCGGCTGTGGCGACTGCTGGGCCTGGCTGCGATGGCGACCCTGTGGGCCGGCCTCCTTCGTCTCGCCTCCATGCTCAGCCTGTCCTGCCTGGCGCTCTCGGTGCTGCTGCTGGTGCAGCTGTCAGACGCCGCCAAG AATTCTGAGGATGTCCGATGTAAATGTATCTGTCCTCCCTATAAAGATAATTCTGGGCATATTTATAATAAGAACATATCCCAAAAAGACTG TGATTGCCTTCATGTTGTGGATCCCATGCCTGTGCGGGGTCCTGACGTAGAAGCATACTGTCTTCGCTGTGAATGCAAATATGAAGAAAGAAGTTCAGTTACGATCAag gTTACCATTATAATTTATCTCTCCATTTTGGGCCTTCTACTTCTCTACATGGTATATCTTACTCTGGTTGAGCCCATACTGAAGAGACGCCTGTTTGGACACTCACAGTTGATACAGAGCGATGATGATGTTGGG GATCACCAGCCTTTTGCAAATGCCCATGATGTGCTGGCCCGCTCCCGCAGTCGAGCCAATGTACTAAATAAGGTCGAGTATGCCCAGCAGCGTTGGAAGCTTCAAGTTCAAGAGCAGCGAAAATCTGTCTTTGACCGTCATGTTGTCCTCAGCTAA